The nucleotide window TGAAATCGATTTTACCTCTGCTTGGAGACAGCGAGGAGATGCTTTGAAGATAGCAATATCCGATATTATCATACCGATGGTTATTGCATTTATACCCTGTTTTTTCCTCCTTGATTCATATTTGGTAAATCCAGAGCAAAGGTTTATTTTCGCTATGTTTATGGCAACAGTGATGACCATCAGTGCTTTACCGATTGCGGTAAGAGCATTACATGATTTGAAGCTTTCAAAAACCGATCTGGGGTTTTTGATAATGTCGGCATTATCGGTAAATGACTTTATCGGATGGTTGTTCTTTACCTTAGTGCTCGGAGTATTTACGCAGGCTAATTTGGATATTATAAAGGTCTTAGCAATTGCTGGCACAACGATTATCTTTACAGTCATTTGCCTTTCTATTGGGAGAAAAACCGTTGATAAAATAATCACAGGTATAAAGTCTGCTCAGATGCCTCAACCGGGAATACCCTTGACTTTCATCTGTTTGCTCGGTGCCTTTTGTGGAGCCATAACTCAGAAGATTGGCATTCACGCATTGTTTGGATTTTTTATTGCAGGAATTATGGCCGGCGGTTCACGCGCGCTATCGGAAAACGTCCGGCAAGTTATCTCTCAAATGGTCTATGCCATATTCGTTCCGTTATTTTTCGTAAATATTGGTTTAAAAGTCGATTTTCTAAAAAGTTTTGATATTTTTCTTGTTCTGTTTATTAGCATTATTGGTATTGGCGGAAGATTTCTGGGGGCATGGATTGGGGTTAATTTTACAAAACTACCCAAGACGAATAGACTTGCTATAGCGATTGCCCATACACCCGGCGGAGCGATGGAAATCGTTGTGGCTTTGCTTGCTTTAGAATACAACCTTATCAGCCAGCCGGTATTTGTAGCTATTGTTTTTGGTGCAGTAATATCTTCTGTTATCCTCGGGCCTTGGTTTAGCTACGCGATAAAGAAGCGGAAAGAAATAAGCATTCTTGAATATTTTTCTGCAAGAGGCATAATTGGGTCTATTAAACAAGATGACAAAAGTAAAGCAATTAAGGATTTATGTAGGCTTGCCGATAGTCAGGATGATATGCCCGATTCAGAAACTATTTATGAAGCAGTAATGAAGCGTGAGAATGAAATGGGTACGGGGATGGAGGAGGGTTTGGCTGTTCCTCACGCGCGACTCTCGGCAATTAAACGACCATTGGTCTACTTTGGACGTTCGGTTGATGGTATTGAATGGGATACCCCGGACGGCAAGCTTGTCCGTTTTATTTTTTTAATATTGACTCCCAGTGATGACGATGATTCTCAGGTACAGATATTAGGTGCTATCGCAAGAACAATAAGTGATGAACAGATAAGGGATTCTATTTTAAAGGCGATAGACGAACATGAAATTTGGTTAATCTTACAGAAGGTTTTTTCCACCCAGCACATTAGAAAAGAGTAATGTCAGAAATTAAAACAAAAAAAGTCTATTTACCTGCACTTTCGGCTGACTGAACGTTACAGTGGTTCGGGATGGTGCTTGAAACATTACGCAAGATAAGTGCCTTAGAATAAAAGGATTACGAAACACTGTTATTAATAAGTGATTTTTTTTGAAATATGGCATAATGTTGTATAAAGTTGACATCTGTTTGGTAGGTATCAACTTTTAGTCTGTTACCCAACAGGATATGTAATATTAATATTTGTTAGGTAATTATTTCCTTGACATTTGTTACCCAACAAGTTATATTGTTATGTAGTTTGTTGGGTAATGGGAGGGTTTATGCGAGGTATAATAAAAGGGGTCTTAGCAGAAGAACTTGAAAATTCGCTTCGGATGAGAAAGGAGTATGAAGAGGTATTGGGTAGATTACCTAAAGGATGTCTTGCGATAAGAAAGATAAGAGGTCACGAGTATTATTATCTGGTAAAGAGAATAGGTAAGAAGGTAAAGTATATCTACAAGGGAAAAATATCCGAAGAAGAGAAAAAGAAGTATGACGAAGCCAAAGAGTTGCGGGCAAAATACAAGAAATTATTGTCCCAAGTCAAAAAGCAAATAAGATTCTTAAGGAGTTCATTGCGTGGAAAAGAAGCAATTTGATTTATGTCTTGAAATTTTAAGAAGATTTCATAAAGAGGGTATCTTAGACGACTTAATTCTTATAGGTAGTTGGTGTATATATTTTTATAAAGAATATTTTAGTAATGTGCCTTACATAGAACAAGCCGCCATACGAACCAGAGACATCGATTTTTTAATCGCTAAGCCAGCAAAAATAAAACATACCGTAAATATTCCCGAGCTTCTAAAGGATTTAGGTTTTGTAACGATTCTAAAAGGGCGCGAGGGTTATGTCAAACTTGACCATCCTGACTTAATGCTTGAGTTCTTGGTTCCGGAAAGGGGGAAAGGCACGGACAAGCCGGTTCCGCTAACAAAGTTGGGTATAAATGCAGTGGCGCTAAGATTTTTGAACCTACTCACTGATAATATAATTAAAATAAAAGTTGAAGATTTTACTATCTCAATGCCACATCCCGCCAATTTCGCTCTTCATAAATTAATAATCTTCCAGCGCAGACTCAGGGAAGAAAAAGCGATAAAAGATAGAAACGCTGCCATTGATATTTTAAAGGCCTTGATACGTAAAGGAGATATAGCAATTATTCAACGGATTTTTAATTCCATGATTCCGAAATGGCAAAAGAAGATTATAAAGGGGTTGCAAGAAGTTAAAGAAAAAGAAATATTAGAAATATTGACCGATTAATGGTTAAAAATGAAAAAGTTTTTGTCCGCACTTTCGGCTGTCAGATGAATGTGCGCGATTCTGAGGTGATTGCCGGTTTACTAACCGCTAACAACTATACGCTCACCACTAACCCCCAGCAAGCCGATATTATCATATTTAACACCTGTTCTGTGCGTCAACATGCGGAAGACAAAGTATGGTCAGAAATAGGGAAGTTTAAAAAAAAGCGAAATTCCCCGATGATTGGTCTTGTCGGTTGTATGGCACAGGTATATAAAGAGAAAATTTTTGAGCGTGTTCCGCAGGTAGATTTTGTAGTGGGTCCATCTGATATCCACAAAATTCCCGAAATAATCAGTAAACTATCCGCTATGCGCTGGCCGCTATACGCTACTAAAATCTGGGAGACCGGTGGAAACATTCGTCCTGAGGAAATATACCACAGCGGATTTTATGAGGATAAAGAGCATACTTATGTGATTATCTCCGAAGGTTGTTCCCATTATTGTTCCTATTGTATTGTGCCCTATGTTCGAGGCCCTCTAAGAAATCGGAACTATGCAGATATCATCAAGGAAATAGAAAAAGCAATAGATAAAGGTATAACAAAGGTTACTCTTTTAGGTCAGAATGTAAACGCCTATCAATATAATGGCGTTAATTTCGTTAAATTCGTTAATATGGTTAATGCTGTTAAAGGATTGAAAGAATTCAGCTTTGTTACCTCACACCCTAAAGACACAACTTTAGAACTATTTAAGGCAATGCAAGATTTAGAAAAGTTAAAGAAGTACCTACACCTACCAGTGCAGTCGGGTTCGGATAGAATCCTAAAATTAATGAATAGAGGTTATACCCGAAAATTATATTTGGATTTAGTAGATAATTATCGTAAAATTGTTAAAAATGGCATATTAACCACCGATATTATTGTGGGTTTTCCCACAGAGAGTAAAGAGGATTTTCAGGAAACTTACAATTTAGTTAAAGAGATAGAATTTAATGCAGGTTTTATTTTTAAATATTCTCCTCGCCCCTATACCGAGGCAGAAAAATTGCCTGACGATGTTTCTAAAGAGGAGAAAGTGAGAAGACATAGATTGGTATTGGAATTGCAGAAGAGAATATCCCTAAATAAAAATGATAAAGCAGAGGCAAAGTAGAAATAGCTACCGAAACAAGCGCTTTTTTAGATTAATAATTATTCTTCTGTGTTTGATGATTTTTGTTTTATTGTGGAGAGATTTTTCTTGGGGAGAGGATTTTGATTATCTTTGGGAAAGTTTTCTTAAAGGTGATTATCATAAGGTAATCAATACTTCTGAAGGATTGGGGAGTAAAGGTACGCGTGATAAACTCAGTGCCGATTTTTATTATCTCTTAGGAATGAGTTATCTTCAGATAGGCGATTCTATTCTTGCACGCAATAATTTTAACTTTTTGCTGGAAAAATATGCCCAGAGTGAGTGGAGGGATTATGCCAAACTTGCTTTGGGAGATTCTTTCTTCATCGAGCATGATTTTACTAAAGCCGCAGAGTTTTATCAGAATTTTATAGAAAAAAATAAAAAATCTCCTCTTTTAAGTTTAGCCTACTTTAAACTTGCAGAAACAAAACGTAAACAAGGGCTATGGGAGGAGGCAAAAAAACTTTATGAGAAAATAAAATCCGTGTTTCCCCATTCCTTGGAAGCAAAATTATCCCGGGATATAATTTCCAATAATGAGTTTTTCTTCACTCTTCAGGTGGGTTCTTTCCTTAATAAAGAAAATGCAAACAAGTTGGTTGAGGAGCTAAATGCCCAGGATTTTCCTGCGTATCTCTCTGGAATTGCAAAATCGGGACAGGTTTATTACCGGGTGCGCGTAGGCAAGTTCTTAAATCGTTCCGAGTGTGAAAATACACGGAAGAGACTGATTAAAGCTGGATACACCCCTTATCTCTATCCTTGACATAAAAATATAAAATGGCTCTCCTTGTTTTTTTAGTTGGTCCTACTGCGGTAGGTAAGACTGCTTTAGCTTTAGCACTTGCTCCCCTTATTGATGCCCAGATAGTTTCTTGTGACTCGATGCAAATCTATTCAGGTATGGATATTGCTACTTCTAAACCCACTATCGCAGAAAGAGAGATTGTAAAGCATCATATGCTTGATGTGGTTTCCCCCCGGTGCGAATATTCGGTAGCGGATTACCGCCGTGACGCTTTAAAGATTATAGAAGGGATAATCAATAACGGAAGAATTCCGCTTATTGTAGGAGGAAGTGGTCTGTATTTTAAGGCATTGTTAGATGGTATCTTTAACGGGCCATCCAAGGATACAGCTTTGCGCGAGAGTTTATATAAAGAGGCTAGTGAGAGGGGTAATGAATTTCTCTATGAGCGATTAAAAAAAATAGACCCCGCCACAGC belongs to Candidatus Omnitrophota bacterium and includes:
- a CDS encoding nucleotidyltransferase domain-containing protein, whose product is MEKKQFDLCLEILRRFHKEGILDDLILIGSWCIYFYKEYFSNVPYIEQAAIRTRDIDFLIAKPAKIKHTVNIPELLKDLGFVTILKGREGYVKLDHPDLMLEFLVPERGKGTDKPVPLTKLGINAVALRFLNLLTDNIIKIKVEDFTISMPHPANFALHKLIIFQRRLREEKAIKDRNAAIDILKALIRKGDIAIIQRIFNSMIPKWQKKIIKGLQEVKEKEILEILTD
- a CDS encoding cation:proton antiporter yields the protein MHYLSEHNIFVFLVQIVILLGLARGLGELFRRWKQPPLTAELLVGVFLGPTILGRLAPTWHQIIFPQDVTQHNMFETVAWLGVLFLLLEAGLEIDFTSAWRQRGDALKIAISDIIIPMVIAFIPCFFLLDSYLVNPEQRFIFAMFMATVMTISALPIAVRALHDLKLSKTDLGFLIMSALSVNDFIGWLFFTLVLGVFTQANLDIIKVLAIAGTTIIFTVICLSIGRKTVDKIITGIKSAQMPQPGIPLTFICLLGAFCGAITQKIGIHALFGFFIAGIMAGGSRALSENVRQVISQMVYAIFVPLFFVNIGLKVDFLKSFDIFLVLFISIIGIGGRFLGAWIGVNFTKLPKTNRLAIAIAHTPGGAMEIVVALLALEYNLISQPVFVAIVFGAVISSVILGPWFSYAIKKRKEISILEYFSARGIIGSIKQDDKSKAIKDLCRLADSQDDMPDSETIYEAVMKRENEMGTGMEEGLAVPHARLSAIKRPLVYFGRSVDGIEWDTPDGKLVRFIFLILTPSDDDDSQVQILGAIARTISDEQIRDSILKAIDEHEIWLILQKVFSTQHIRKE
- the miaB gene encoding tRNA (N6-isopentenyl adenosine(37)-C2)-methylthiotransferase MiaB, whose amino-acid sequence is MVKNEKVFVRTFGCQMNVRDSEVIAGLLTANNYTLTTNPQQADIIIFNTCSVRQHAEDKVWSEIGKFKKKRNSPMIGLVGCMAQVYKEKIFERVPQVDFVVGPSDIHKIPEIISKLSAMRWPLYATKIWETGGNIRPEEIYHSGFYEDKEHTYVIISEGCSHYCSYCIVPYVRGPLRNRNYADIIKEIEKAIDKGITKVTLLGQNVNAYQYNGVNFVKFVNMVNAVKGLKEFSFVTSHPKDTTLELFKAMQDLEKLKKYLHLPVQSGSDRILKLMNRGYTRKLYLDLVDNYRKIVKNGILTTDIIVGFPTESKEDFQETYNLVKEIEFNAGFIFKYSPRPYTEAEKLPDDVSKEEKVRRHRLVLELQKRISLNKNDKAEAK
- a CDS encoding tetratricopeptide repeat protein, producing MIFVLLWRDFSWGEDFDYLWESFLKGDYHKVINTSEGLGSKGTRDKLSADFYYLLGMSYLQIGDSILARNNFNFLLEKYAQSEWRDYAKLALGDSFFIEHDFTKAAEFYQNFIEKNKKSPLLSLAYFKLAETKRKQGLWEEAKKLYEKIKSVFPHSLEAKLSRDIISNNEFFFTLQVGSFLNKENANKLVEELNAQDFPAYLSGIAKSGQVYYRVRVGKFLNRSECENTRKRLIKAGYTPYLYP